tacagCAGTTAGAGGTGCAGCAATGGTACTAAAATCTTTAACAAATCGTCTATAAAAACTAGCAAGACCATGGAAGCTGCGTACCTCACCCACTGTGCTTGGAGTAGGccattctcgaattgctttaaCCTTCTCCTCATCCACTTTGATTCCCTGTTTACTCACAACAAAGCCTAGGAAGACAAGTTGATCAGTACAAAAggagcacttcttaaggttggcATAGAGCTTTTCCCTTCGAAGTACATCAAGAACATGCTTCACATGTTCAACATGCTCATCTAGGCTCCTACTATAAATCAGGATGtcgtcaaaatatacaactacaaattttccaatgaatGGACGAAGTACATGGTTCATCAACCTCATGAacgtactaggtgcattagttagtccaaatggcataactaaccactcgtacaagccatgtttggttttaaaggccgttttccattcatccccctctttcatcctaatttgatgataaccgctttttagatcaattttagtgaaaatcacagcaccatatagctcatctaacatatcatcaagtctaggaataggGTGACGATATTTTACCGTTATTGCATTAACGGCCCTACAGTCAATGCACATtcgccaacttccatcctttttagGCACCAAGATGACGGGAACCGCACATGGGCTCAAGCTTTCTCGTGCCCATCCCTTTGTTAGAAGCTCTTCGATTTGGCGTTGGAGCTCCTTTGTCTCATCTGGACCCATTTTGTAGGCTGGTCTGTTAGGAAGTGGGGCACCTGGAACCAAgtcaatttgatgctcaattccCCTTATTGGTGGCAGTCCATTTGGAATCTCATCGGGGAAGACATCCTCATATTCCTGTAAAAGAGAGACAATACTAGATGGTAGAGTGTTAGTAAGATCACTTGTGACAACCAACACCTCTTTGCACAAAAGTACAAAGATGGGTGTATTAACACTCAAAGCTTTTCTTACTATATTGGCTTTTATCAATAGATTttgccttttttctctcttttcaattttggccGGCTCACCATatgtctttttcctctcaattttctaggccCTATCATTTTCTGTTGAGCTCTcggctttttctattttttcttctcattctcaAGCTCATTCTCCTTGATCAGGCTTTTTTGATCTTCATGAACTTGGATAGGAGTGAGTGGCACAAGCACAATCCTCTTCTCGCCTTGCTTGAAGGAGTATTTATTGGTAATGCCATCGAATGTAACTCCCTTGTCGAATTGCCATGGCCTCCCCAATAGTATGTGACATGCTTGCATAGGGACCACGTCGCATAACAGCACGTCCTCATACTTTCCAATTCGGAAAGGTACTTGGACTTGCTTGGTCACACGAACATCCCCACTATCGTTCAACCATTGCAAACGATAAGGTGTTGGATGTCGTAGAGTGGGTAGTgctagtttctccaccatcaaggCACTAGCGACGTTAGCACAACTACCTCCATCTATGATCAAACTACATACCTTGCCTTTGATATAGCAACGGGTGTAGAAAATGTTCTCTCTTTGTGCATGGTCGGCGGCTTTCACTTGGGTTGCTAAGGCTCGTCTGACAACGAGTCCAACTCGTTCATTGACGGGCAatgcttcctcttcttcctcaagggatggcaactcctccttctcatcttcatcatcggTGAGAAACTCACCATTGGGTAAGATGATCATAGCGCGTTGGTTCGGGCATTGGCTAGCAATATGCCCTcggccttggcatttgaagcatctaGTATCTCGATTTCGCCCCATGCTCGACTCAATGGCAGTCTTTGGTGTTGCCTTAGACTCCCACTTAGTCATATCCGGCCTCGGTCTTGAAGGGATGGAATTACTCGGCCCTTTATCCTCTTTCTTTGGTGGTGTAGTTCGGAGATAAGAGGGTGAAAAGTTGGAGTAACTCCGAGTCGAACCCCTCCTCTTAATCCTCCTTTCAATCTTGATGGCCTTTTCCACCTGATCCCCAAGTTCCACATAGTGGTGTAACTCCACTTGATCAGCGATTTCGGGCCTTAATCCGTTCAAGAAGCGTGCCATTGTTGCTTCTCGATCCTCCATGATGTCTGCCCGTAGCATgagtatttccatttccttgtgaTAGTCCTCGACACTTCGTGCTCCTTGGttgagggtttgaagctttTGATACAAGTCACGGTAGTAGTGACTTGGCACGAAACGCTTCCTCATTAGTCGTCTTAGCTCCGTCCAAGTTTGTATGGTAGGTTCACGACTCCTCCTTCGACTAGTGGAGAGTTGATCCCACCATACAACGGCGTAATCGGTGAATTCGATCACGGCCAACTTGACCTTTTGCTCCTCCGAGTAAGTATTGCAGTCGAAGACAAGTTCAATCCGCTTCTCCCACTCTAAGTAGGCATCGGGGTCTGATCGTCCTTGGAAGGGTGGAATTTTCATCTTTATGCCCGGAATGTGGTCATTTGAAGGCCTAGCGTCACGCTTAGACCTACTTTGCTTATGCTCATAGTTGTTGTCTGAGTTAGAGTCGGTAGACTCATGTGCATAAGCCTTTCCACGGCTGCCTTTGGAGCTTCCATGAGACAACTCTAAGCTGTCAATGCGTTGGTGCATTAGTTCAAGTTTTTGGTCCATCATGCGTCCCAATTCGCCTTTGATTGCTTCTGTGAAAAGTTTAAGATCAAAAGCTTGGGAGCTTGCTCCCCCCTCGTTAGCCATGGTagggtaaaaaaaataataatggaaagAAGCAAAGTTTATCTCGCACACTTCCTCACGTGTTTACTCTCGCTCTCGTGTTTGAACACTCTAATGAACTTACCAAGGTATTTTCAAGGCTCCTCGGTCAACTCCTCGAAGAAGTTAGAACTCCTTCTAGTGTGGATCGACTTACCAACCAGGGTCACAAGATTGTAGCACTTTGAacgaaaaaagaacaaaagatgaagGGACTGACCACGACTCAATGAATGActcaaagttgaattttaaggaTCCTAGACAAAACTCTacccaaaactggaattttgagctgctgGTTGCTGCATTTCTGGGCAGTGTTTTGGTAGATAAATGGACACTTAGAGGATTCAGAATGACACTTAAAACTGACCTAATGATGcataaaaatttccagaattaatGATTGGACAGAAATTCCCCAATGGTTGCAAAGATGGAATCCGAATAGAAGATGAATTTGTGTTGCGGTAGGACTGTTTTGGAAACCCAAGACtgacttttcttccttaatCCTTTGGAAACAAGGATTAGTCTTCCTATTTGCTGGTTCCCACAAATTCTAAGGTCAAGTTCAAGATTggaactgatttggttgtttttggGAACAAGGGTGGAAAATTTAACTTGAACaggttggaaaatttgacttgaatagattgggaaatttgacttgaataggctgaatgttcttcttcttcctttgtttttgttttataatcagccaagaagagtcaaatttcgtggctaaaatgttcttagtcaagaaagaagattgttgtggtgaagacaaggattttggcagctggaattttgcagccttgttgtttaccaagatttggttcccaaaacccagaaacttcaagattctttcaagaattcaagatgttaatttccagaattcaagaaacacgaaattgaagatgatttcctccccaaacaatccaagatttcacgatttgatcaagacagattttggttgtcttcaagaatcccaactaaagttccaagaacttcaagattgtggttttaaacaattaggaacttcaagaaacccaagttttgatcaagacagatttccaggaatttttgtaaggttagccagctattttttttttgtatgtaaacaagaacacaaggtaATAACTAGATAGGACTTCTAAAACCCTTGCTACAAACTGatttttttcggatgaacagtaacctcgaatgatcaaatagaacaaaagactggaattgaatggatataacaggatagaaacaagacacaaacacaaacaaagaatcaagaataagacacaaaaaaaaaggctggaCTAAACAAGGCTAACCACAgcaattaacaacaactagacgcaagtttatgatgcaacaaatctggaaaaataacgcaagaacacgatgcaacaaatctggaaattgcggatagcaaacttagaacacgaaaacagaattttggacaacttgacttgaaaggaaataaataaagggatataacgtgatacctcttaactagctctgattaccaactgatacgaacgtcgccaaccttgtgacgaaacccgtaaaagattagtttcaggatcgacaagaggacaccaagtttggagcggatgacctcaacccgttaatcacgtggttaacgaaccttggtataatggtagaagacgccacaacctagtgtgattctagattgataagtcacgaacacctagagaaattctaaggtattcaagaagccttggagaaaccaagaaaactctcaaaatctgatttattgattgaatgcctaaaaccattggaagtgtgggctatttatagccttacatagagatgaacaactaaatgtggaactagtctagagttgtggtcttgactaagactaacaattgtaggcttgactatttccataagactaagaattgtgggcttgaccaaaccttatgaggtcatcccttaggtaaacaaccttatgaggtcatcccttaggtaaacaaccttatgaggtcatcgcttaggtaaataaccgtatgaggtcatcgcttaggtaattaaagcaagactatggaccattaagcccttattacaatgacttaactaaaacagcaaatgtgactagagaagggtcacacatggttctctttgacgtgcactacatggatgactttcattccttcatgctcaagaCTCTCAATGACCatggggacaatttcttggccttgtatctcatgaacaagtccttggagttcctccctcatcttgttagctcgtgctcgagttatgggtcctaggggaactcgaatagttcgcaatGGTGTCACTTGGTTCGTATCACTATCATTTCCCCTCTTTGACCTaggcaaccctaaaacaaaatccatggaCATGTCGGTCCAAGGTTCCTTAGGTACAGGTAAAGGACTATAAAGGCCATAGGGTTGAAGTttagacttagctttgtggcaaGTAATGCATTTAGCCACCATTCGCTCCACATCTCGTTTCATCCTTGGCCAATGGAAGTGCTCTTGAAGGATAGCTAAGGTTTTAGCCACgccaaagtgtcccatcaaGCCACCTCCGTGTGCTTCCCTAACAAGTAAAGAGCGAATAGAGCAGTTAGGTATACACAGTCGATTGAGGTagaaaagaaatccatcaaggaTGTAGAATTTACCTTGAGTTGCTGAACCACAAGTGTCATAAATACCTGAGAAATCTGGGTCATTGGTGTATAACTCTTTAACTAATTCAAATCCTAACAACCTTGCATCAAGTTCAGTGAGCAAGGAGTACCGGcgtgataatgcatcagcaACAACATTAGTTTTTCCCACTTTGTACTTAATCACATAAGGGAAggtttcaataaatgcaatccacctAACATGACGCTTATTCAACTTGTGTTGTGATTTAATGTGCTTAAGCGACTCATGGTCAGTGTGTATGACAAATTCCCTTGGTCTCAAGTAATGTTGCCAAGTTTCTAAAGCACGGATTAATGAGTACAACTCCTTATCATAAGTGGAGTAGTTCAAAGCTGCCCCATTGAGTTTTTCACTAAAGTATGCAATTGGTTTGCCCTCTTGCATTAAGACAGCTCCAATACCCACCCCAGATGCATCACACTCTATTTCAAACATCTTGTCAAAGCATGGTAATGCAAGTAGTGGTGCGTGTGTGAGTTGATGTTTAAGTATTTGGAAAGCACGTTCTTGAGCATCACCCTACACaaatggctcatttttcttaattacagCAGTTACAGGTGCAGCAATGGTACTAAAATCTTTAACAAATCGTCTATAAAAACTAGCAAGACCATGGAAGCTGCGTACCTCACCCACTGTGCTTGGAGTAGGccattctcgaattgctttaaCCTTCTCCTCATCCACTTTGATTCCCTGTTTACTCACAACAAAGCCTAGGAAGACAAGTTGATCAGTACAAAAGGAGCATTTCTTAAGGTTGGCATAGAGCTTCCTTCGAAGTACATTCAAGAACAAGCTTGACATGTTTCAACATGCTCATCTAAGCTCCTACGTATAAATCAGATATCTCAGAAATATACAACTACAAATTCCAAGGAATGACGACTACGTTTCATCAACCTCATTTGAAGCGTATCTAGGGCATTAGTGTCCAAATGGCATAAACTAAACCACTCGTACAAGCGCATGTTTGTTTTAAAGCCGTTTGCCATTCATCCCCCTCTtgcatcctaatttgatgataaccgcTTTCTAGATCAATTTATAGTGAAAAAATCACGCACCATATAGctcatctaacatatcatcaagtctaggaatatCGTGACAGTATTTTACCGTTATTGCATTAAcgccctacagtcagtgcacaattcgcaacttccatcctttttagGCCACTCAAGAGATGACGGGAACAGCACATGGCTCAACTTTCTCGTGcccatccctttttgttagaAGCTCTTCGATTGAGCGTTGAGTGCCTTGTCTCATCTGGGACCCATTTTGTAGCTGTCTGTTAGGAAGTGGGGCACCTGAACCAAAGGCAATTTGATGCTACATTCCCCGTATTGGTGGCAGATCCATTTGGAATCGCATCGGGGAAGACATCCTCATATTCCTGTTGAAAAAGGACAATACTAGATGTATAGAGTGTTAGTAAATACTGTGACAACCAACACCTTTGCACAAAGTACAAAGATGGTGTATTAACACTCAAAGCTTTCTTACTATATTGcttttatcaatatttttgcctttttcttcttttcaattGTTGGCGGCTCACATatgtctttttcctctcaatgTTCTAGCCCTATCTTTTCTGTTGAGCTCTCGCTTTTCGATTTTTTCTCATGCTCAAGCTCATTCTCCTTGATCGGCTTTTTTGATCTCATGAACTGGATAGGAGTGAGTGCACAAGCACAATCCCTTCTGCCTTGCTTGAAGGAGTATTATTTATGCCTCGAATTAACCTCCCTTGCGAATTCCATGGCCTCCCAATAGTATGTGACATTCTTGCATAGGACCACGTCGCATAACACCACGTCCTCATAACTTTCCAATCGAAAGGTACTGACTTTGCTTGTACACGAACATCCCCACACGTTCAACCCATTGCAACAAAGGGTTGATTCGTAGAGTGTATGCttagtttctccaccatcagCACTAGCAGTTAGCACAACTACTCCCATCTATGATCAAACTACATACCTTGCCTTTGATATAGCAACGGGTGTAGAAAATGTTCTCTCTTTGTGCATGGTCGGCAGCTTTCACTTGGGTTGCTAAGGCTCGTCTGACAACGAGTCCAACTCGTTCATTGACGGGCAatgcttcctcttcttcctcaagggatggcaactcctccttctcatcttcatcatcggTGAGAAACTCACCATTGGGTAAGATGATCATAGCGCGTTGGTTCGGGCATTGGCTAGCAATATGCCCTcggccttggcatttgaagcatctaGTATCTCGATTTCGCCCCATGCTCGACTCAATGGCAGTCTTTGGTGTTGCCTTAGACTCCCACTTAGTCATATCCGGCCTCGGTCTTGAAGGGATGGAATTACTCGGCCCTTTATCCTCTTTCTTTGGTGGTGTAGTTCGGAGATAAGAGGGTGAAAAGTTGGAGTAACTCCGAGTCGAACCCCTCCTCTTAATCCTCCTTTCAATCTTGATGGCCTTTTCCACCTGATCCCCAAGTTCCACATAGTGGTGTAACTCCACTTGATCAGCGATTTCGGGCCTTAATCCGTTCAAGAAGCGTGCCATTGTTGCTTCTCGATCCTCCATGATGTCTGCCCGTAGCATgagtatttccatttccttgtgaTAGTCCTCGACACTTCGTGCTCCTTGGttgagggtttgaagctttTGATACAAGTCACGGTAGTAGTGACTTGGCACGAAACGCTTCCTCATTAGTCGTCTTAGCTCCGTCCAAGTTTGTATGGTAGGTTCACGACTCCTCCTTCGACTAGTGGAGAGTTGATCCCACCATACAACGGCGTAATCGGTGAATTCGATCACGGCCAACTTGACCTTTTGCTCCTCCGAGTAAGTATTGCAGTCGAAGACAAGTTCAATCCGCTTCTCCCACTCTAAGTAGGCATCGGGGTCTGATCGTCCTTGGAAGGGTGGAATTTTCATCTTTATGCCCGGAATGTGGTCATTTGAAGGCCTAGCGTCACGCTTAGACCTACTTTGCTTATACTCATAGTTGTTGTCTGAGTTAGAGTCGCTAGACTCATGTGCATAAGCCTTTCCACGGTTGCCTTTGGAGCTTCCATGAGACAACTCTAAGCTGTCAATGCGTTGGTGCATCAGTTCAAGTTTTTGGTCCATCATGCGTCCCAATTCGCCTTTGATTGCTTCTGTGAAAAGTTTAAGATCAAAAGCTTGGGAGCTTGCTCCCCCCTCGTTAGCCATGGTGAAGTATAgggtaaaaaaataacaatggAAAGAAGTAAAGTTTATCTCGCACACTTCCTCACGTGTTTACTCTCGCTCTCGTGTTTGAACACTCTAATGAACTCACCAAGGTATTTTCAAGGCTCCTCGGTCAACTCCTCGAAGAAGTTAGAACTCATTCTAGTGTGGATCGACTTACCAACCAGGGTCACAAGATTGTAGCACTTTGAacgaaaaaagaacaaaagatgaagGGACTGACCACGACTCAATGAACGActcaaagt
Above is a window of Coffea eugenioides isolate CCC68of unplaced genomic scaffold, Ceug_1.0 ScVebR1_2309;HRSCAF=3314, whole genome shotgun sequence DNA encoding:
- the LOC113756425 gene encoding uncharacterized protein LOC113756425: MANEGGASSQAFDLKLFTEAIKGELGRMMDQKLELMHQRIDSLELSHGSSKGSRGKAYAHESTDSNSDNNYEHKQSRSKRDARPSNDHIPGIKMKIPPFQGRSDPDAYLEWEKRIELVFDCNTYSEEQKVKLAVIEFTDYAVVWWDQLSTSRRRSREPTIQTWTELRRLMRKRFVPSHYYRDLYQKLQTLNQGARSVEDYHKEMEILMLRADIMEDREATMARFLNGLRPEIADQVELHHYVELGDQVEKAIKIERRIKRRGSTRSYSNFSPSYLRTTPPKKEDKGPSNSIPSRPRPDMTKWESKATPKTAIESSMGRNRDTRCFKCQGRGHIASQCPNQRAMIILPNDGGSCANVASALMVEKLALPTLRHPTPYRLQWLNDSGDVRVTKQVQVPFRIGKYEDVLLCDVVPMQACHILLGRPWQFDKGVTFDGITNKYSFKQGEKRIVLVPLTPIQVHEDQKSLIKENELENEKKK